From Campylobacter concisus, a single genomic window includes:
- the dcm gene encoding DNA (cytosine-5-)-methyltransferase: MNIIPQVIDNSPAILIKNKRIRLQMTQKELADAVGMSKFGDRTIRRWENGESQPSSIELKHILSFPEKVPFPNNENAPYKIIDLFAGIGGTRLGFYQTGKTNVVFSSEIDKFAVKTYKANFGETPFGDITKISEKDIPNHDIIVGGFPCQAFSQAGKKLGFEDTRGTLFFEIARIIKEKRPKAFLLENVKNLKSHDKGRTYKTIEKTLKDLNYDVHSIILKAKDFGVPQNRERIYIVGFDKDKIDNYKDFSFPIPPCPDVSVGNILEQNVDTKYTISNALWQGHQRRKKEHKIKGNGFGYTLFNENSPYTNTLSARYYKDGSEILIEQKGKNPRKLTPREAARLQGFPENYIIPVSDTQSYKQFGNSVAVTVIHAIANNIIDILDTCTKKEIN; this comes from the coding sequence ATGAATATTATACCACAAGTCATAGATAATTCCCCTGCTATTTTAATAAAAAATAAGCGTATCAGATTACAAATGACTCAAAAAGAATTAGCTGATGCTGTTGGTATGTCCAAATTCGGAGATAGGACAATTCGCAGATGGGAAAATGGAGAAAGTCAGCCATCGTCCATTGAGCTGAAACATATTTTATCATTTCCTGAAAAAGTACCTTTCCCCAATAATGAAAATGCCCCCTATAAAATCATTGATTTATTTGCCGGAATTGGTGGTACAAGGCTTGGATTTTACCAAACAGGTAAAACAAATGTCGTATTCAGTAGTGAAATTGATAAATTTGCAGTAAAAACATATAAGGCAAATTTTGGTGAAACTCCTTTTGGAGATATTACAAAAATATCTGAAAAAGATATTCCTAATCATGATATTATTGTCGGTGGTTTTCCTTGTCAAGCATTTAGTCAAGCCGGTAAAAAGCTTGGTTTTGAAGATACTCGTGGAACATTATTTTTTGAAATTGCAAGAATTATTAAAGAGAAACGACCTAAGGCATTTCTTCTTGAAAATGTCAAAAACCTAAAATCTCACGATAAAGGTCGTACCTATAAAACAATAGAAAAAACATTAAAGGATTTAAACTACGATGTTCATTCTATTATACTTAAAGCAAAAGACTTCGGTGTTCCACAAAATAGAGAGCGTATTTACATTGTTGGATTTGATAAGGATAAAATAGATAACTATAAAGATTTTTCTTTTCCAATTCCTCCCTGCCCAGATGTTTCTGTGGGAAATATTTTAGAGCAAAATGTTGATACTAAATACACCATTTCAAATGCACTTTGGCAAGGTCATCAACGACGAAAGAAAGAACATAAAATAAAAGGAAATGGATTTGGTTACACATTGTTCAATGAAAACAGTCCTTATACAAATACATTATCTGCAAGATATTATAAAGACGGGAGTGAAATACTTATTGAGCAAAAAGGAAAAAATCCACGAAAACTAACACCTCGTGAAGCTGCAAGACTTCAAGGCTTCCCCGAAAACTATATCATTCCTGTAAGTGATACTCAAAGTTACAAACAGTTTGGTAATTCTGTTGCCGTTACTGTTATCCATGCAATTGCAAATAACATAATTGATATACTTGATACCTGTACTAAAAAAGAGATTAACTAA
- a CDS encoding type II restriction endonuclease: MANISLDEYKNLVKEKRKEGFKQPYDLVYDNFITLGYDKAPKEFFLSNASEVVEKLRNSCWSEFQPLEKDFTSKMLKELVDDEYIKTLTPIEAITWFVEEFPEHIYALTLSNTQSRRSRAGKEFESIIELILIGAGIPLDSQGNIGKQEFVNKGLGKLVDLVSPGVLEYIVNKRNTVLISAKTTLRERWQEVPEEMGRTGAREMFLATLDTSISSDVLNTLYEANIQVTTTKNIKETYYSDNERVLTFEKLVEICLDNVSHWKNFNYTVEQNEQMIELITKQIEKHQNHKFVEEYYDERLKNIKK; encoded by the coding sequence ATGGCAAATATTTCTCTTGATGAATATAAAAACTTAGTTAAAGAAAAAAGGAAAGAAGGCTTTAAACAGCCTTATGACTTAGTTTATGATAATTTTATTACATTAGGATACGACAAAGCCCCTAAAGAATTCTTTTTAAGTAATGCAAGTGAAGTTGTTGAAAAACTTAGAAATAGCTGTTGGAGTGAATTTCAGCCATTAGAAAAAGACTTTACTTCAAAAATGCTAAAAGAGTTAGTTGATGATGAGTATATCAAAACTCTTACACCAATAGAGGCAATTACTTGGTTTGTGGAAGAATTTCCGGAACATATATATGCTTTGACTTTGTCAAATACTCAAAGTAGGAGGAGTAGAGCAGGTAAAGAATTTGAAAGTATTATAGAACTCATTTTGATTGGTGCAGGGATTCCACTTGACAGTCAAGGTAATATAGGTAAACAAGAGTTTGTCAATAAAGGTCTTGGTAAATTGGTAGATTTAGTTTCTCCGGGTGTTTTAGAATACATTGTAAATAAGAGAAATACTGTCTTAATTAGTGCAAAAACCACATTAAGAGAAAGATGGCAAGAAGTACCTGAAGAAATGGGAAGAACAGGTGCAAGAGAAATGTTTTTAGCAACTCTTGATACTTCTATTAGCTCTGATGTATTGAACACTCTATATGAGGCTAATATACAAGTTACAACAACAAAAAATATAAAAGAAACATATTATTCCGATAATGAAAGGGTATTAACCTTTGAAAAGTTGGTTGAAATATGTTTAGACAATGTTTCTCATTGGAAAAATTTCAACTACACAGTAGAACAAAATGAGCAAATGATAGAGCTTATCACTAAGCAAATTGAAAAACACCAAAATCATAAATTTGTAGAAGAATATTATGATGAGCGATTAAAAAACATAAAGAAGTAG
- a CDS encoding cupin domain-containing protein, which produces MSEQRIYCMDLVKKEDPEKAVRTPFYQTESTGGSVWVIKPGQTLQKHYHHNSDDIWIVLQGEGIFYPQPNEEVPFKKGHVIVSKKDSCHGAKNTGDEDIIFVSIVAPVPSDYDPINE; this is translated from the coding sequence ATGAGCGAACAGAGAATCTATTGCATGGACCTTGTAAAAAAAGAGGATCCGGAAAAGGCTGTCAGAACACCGTTTTATCAGACAGAATCTACAGGCGGATCGGTCTGGGTTATCAAACCCGGTCAGACATTGCAAAAGCACTATCACCACAATTCCGACGATATATGGATCGTCCTTCAGGGAGAGGGAATATTCTACCCCCAGCCTAATGAAGAGGTTCCATTCAAGAAAGGCCATGTCATAGTATCGAAGAAAGACTCCTGCCACGGAGCAAAAAATACTGGAGATGAGGATATCATCTTTGTAAGTATAGTAGCACCTGTCCCTTCCGACTATGATCCTATAAACGAGTGA
- a CDS encoding transposon-encoded TnpW family protein, translating to MQKNNTETKTIKKIGKTTYEVVVHFNKNTTETMQDKLKRIMLREIESEKHQKNDKND from the coding sequence ATGCAAAAAAATAATACAGAAACAAAAACAATAAAGAAGATTGGAAAAACTACCTATGAAGTTGTTGTACATTTTAATAAAAATACTACTGAAACAATGCAAGACAAATTGAAACGCATAATGCTTAGAGAAATTGAGAGTGAAAAACATCAAAAAAATGATAAAAATGATTAG
- a CDS encoding relaxase/mobilization nuclease domain-containing protein, with product MLVKFLRTYTGGGLGSINYLLNERKAAGTARVIKGDENLTRAIIKGITYKQKTCFGVLSFEEKYDFLTEEQKLKIIKDFERALLGEYMLERTNVLWVEHSDKDGRLELNFLIPKIDLETDRSFNPYFAKYDQTRIDLIKKIINDEYGLSSPDDPAKEQTILSSKKNINHYKNLEELDQKLHDLVKQGYIKNRDHMIELLKQNGIEITRINKKGITIILPTKKTKNRLKGGIYDADFTSAQRLGELSQSSSRRIREFHDRNTQAECRENRRKLEELIVKRDRFNQERYVERTSKNNILASQGQIGDNLAISCYRTNFGNSNWLGSARNDIKGRSSLDDTKTMEIQPTYCRQDPEGILHINSKRRRDNRERAQEIYINENGVEDDSIRESIARRERALDQDDRRRKEQTRIRNNEFATRLREGACDITDKCDSANKESQELEQRLQRRLNGIFAATKRYVREFNILLGRKIKKFRRKIPKFERSIRELTDRAQDATRICREFIEEREYSKKTSIHHHVSDVCKEKTQSLEDMF from the coding sequence ATGCTAGTTAAATTTCTTCGTACTTATACTGGTGGTGGCCTTGGGAGCATAAATTATCTTTTAAATGAGAGAAAAGCTGCTGGAACAGCAAGAGTTATAAAAGGTGATGAAAATTTAACTAGAGCTATTATAAAAGGCATCACCTATAAACAAAAGACCTGTTTTGGTGTTTTATCATTTGAAGAGAAGTATGACTTTTTGACTGAAGAGCAAAAACTAAAAATCATTAAGGATTTTGAACGTGCTCTTTTGGGTGAATATATGCTTGAACGTACAAATGTATTATGGGTAGAGCATTCTGATAAGGATGGACGGCTTGAGTTAAATTTCCTTATCCCTAAGATAGATCTTGAAACAGATAGGTCATTTAATCCTTATTTTGCTAAATATGATCAAACTAGAATAGATCTAATTAAAAAGATCATTAACGATGAGTATGGACTATCAAGTCCAGATGATCCAGCAAAAGAGCAAACTATATTGTCTAGCAAGAAAAACATCAATCATTATAAAAATTTAGAAGAGCTAGACCAAAAGCTGCACGATCTGGTTAAGCAAGGCTATATTAAAAATAGAGACCACATGATTGAACTTCTTAAACAAAATGGTATCGAAATAACCAGGATCAACAAAAAAGGCATAACGATCATACTGCCTACTAAAAAAACAAAAAATCGTCTAAAAGGAGGAATATACGATGCAGACTTCACCAGTGCTCAAAGACTTGGAGAACTCAGCCAAAGCTCAAGCAGAAGAATTAGAGAATTCCATGATAGAAATACACAAGCAGAGTGCAGAGAAAATAGGCGAAAACTTGAGGAGCTTATTGTTAAAAGAGATAGATTTAATCAAGAAAGATATGTCGAAAGAACTTCAAAAAACAATATCCTTGCATCACAAGGACAGATCGGTGATAATCTCGCTATCAGTTGCTACCGCACTAATTTTGGGAATAGCAATTGGCTGGGTAGTGCACGCAATGATATTAAAGGAAGAAGTAGCTTGGACGATACCAAAACAATGGAGATACAGCCAACCTACTGCAGACAAGACCCAGAGGGAATATTACATATCAATTCCAAAAGACGAAGAGATAACAGAGAACGAGCGCAGGAAATTTATATTAATGAAAATGGAGTAGAGGATGACAGCATTAGAGAAAGCATTGCTAGAAGAGAACGAGCGCTTGACCAAGATGATCGAAGACGAAAGGAACAGACACGAATTAGAAATAATGAATTTGCAACAAGACTGCGAGAAGGAGCTTGTGATATTACGGACAAATGTGACAGCGCTAATAAAGAAAGTCAAGAGCTTGAACAAAGATTGCAACGACGCCTTAACGGAATCTTTGCAGCAACAAAGAGATATGTACGAGAGTTCAATATCTTGCTTGGAAGAAAAATTAAAAAATTCAGAAGAAAAATTCCAAAATTTGAGAGAAGCATACGAGAGCTTACAGATAGAGCACAAGATGCTACAAGAATATGTAGAGAATTTATAGAGGAGCGTGAATACTCCAAAAAAACCAGCATACATCACCATGTAAGTGATGTATGCAAGGAAAAAACTCAAAGCCTAGAAGATATGTTTTAA
- a CDS encoding plasmid mobilization protein — protein sequence MSSEKIKKRKVTKVITKRLRLSNAEWLVINNKLQESGLTFSKFALRAMLSKQIYAPIMRELLAELSRHGQNMNQIAAKLNSGQSLDRVGIEIIADDNDVLHKVYEALGK from the coding sequence GTGAGTTCTGAAAAGATAAAAAAACGCAAGGTAACCAAAGTCATAACTAAAAGACTTAGGCTAAGTAATGCAGAATGGTTGGTGATTAATAATAAATTACAAGAAAGTGGCCTAACTTTCTCAAAATTTGCCCTAAGAGCTATGTTGTCTAAGCAGATTTATGCACCAATTATGAGAGAGCTTTTAGCTGAACTATCTAGACATGGACAAAACATGAACCAAATAGCTGCCAAATTAAATAGTGGGCAAAGCCTAGATAGAGTTGGTATTGAGATCATAGCGGACGATAATGATGTCTTACATAAAGTGTATGAAGCATTGGGTAAATAA
- a CDS encoding type II toxin-antitoxin system RelE family toxin gives MSYELEFLPSALKEWQKLDNSIKVQFKKKLSERLENPKVTKDKLRGYEDVYKIKLRDVGYRLAYQVKDDEIVVLVLVVGKRENNEVYEILKDKFN, from the coding sequence ATGAGCTATGAGCTAGAGTTCTTGCCAAGTGCTTTAAAAGAGTGGCAAAAGCTAGACAATAGCATAAAAGTGCAGTTTAAAAAGAAGCTAAGTGAGCGTCTAGAAAACCCAAAGGTTACCAAAGACAAGCTACGAGGCTATGAAGATGTCTATAAGATCAAGCTAAGAGATGTCGGCTACCGCTTGGCCTATCAAGTAAAAGATGATGAGATCGTAGTATTGGTGCTAGTTGTCGGCAAAAGAGAGAATAACGAAGTATACGAGATACTAAAGGATAAATTTAACTAA
- a CDS encoding type II toxin-antitoxin system Phd/YefM family antitoxin yields MQTIQANFTASISELKKSPAQILKQAGDNVVAILNHNVPSAYLVPSSVYEKMKEIIEEYHLSKAVDAALASGEKPVKVSLDEL; encoded by the coding sequence ATGCAAACCATACAAGCAAATTTCACAGCTAGCATAAGCGAGCTAAAAAAGTCTCCAGCTCAAATTTTAAAACAAGCTGGAGATAATGTCGTAGCCATACTAAACCACAATGTCCCTAGCGCCTATCTAGTACCTAGCTCTGTCTATGAAAAGATGAAAGAGATAATAGAAGAGTATCATCTAAGCAAAGCAGTAGATGCTGCTCTAGCAAGTGGTGAAAAGCCAGTAAAAGTAAGCTTAGATGAGCTATGA
- a CDS encoding site-specific integrase — protein sequence MGQHLRERNGIYYYRVTLAPSIRKFFNEKREICFSTSTNLLEKARKRAKILDNNLYLIKRAVHMNLGDSIIQSFVNSFMKVKLSKSIKEHSLLNKKMDVEFLNALNDYFKQSLIDGGLPQILIKDISNITNTAGALGSKNKENIGQTLLEKNILTLNYLVSKLEKSSVLFDDKREHCFLEDDSSDNLAKHAKPSSFDAKDIASFQENIKELEDSGCLPITDGQLKAMAQRISETVYAILDQKYGSTSNLKLVRTKNSHRSMEDIILDPNPPKNIKIKLDDDSSFSIFNPSAKITKEYEIRQVLQATSGSSNQFSALNLEDQKSLKDAFEIFETNTKRADKWSPDTQRLVTGVKKLLFLYFNEDTPVYRITRDNLLEFRDLLYKIPTKLAQKSRYKDKSLSQILKLGEKDDKLSEPTIQKYMIRVIQFFNYCFDSGYIGKSITAKMNVKIDVDPSERAVLPYDVSEARKIFDIVTNIKQSGKSPSSRIEASELYYVTMIAAYSGMRIKEITQLHKEDIVLKDGIYCFNINTNDGKTTKTKNSIRFVPIHSKLIDLGLLEYVNSKKSGNIFKVSNKDFSEIFRSQIQRKFIDKDSKKTFYSFRHYFIDYLVQREVEANLIAQIVGHEKQYKILLNTYAKPINANTLKAKVEMVSYDNE from the coding sequence ATGGGACAACACTTAAGGGAGCGAAACGGTATATATTACTACCGAGTCACACTTGCTCCAAGCATTAGAAAATTTTTTAACGAAAAGCGAGAAATTTGCTTCTCCACATCCACTAATCTCTTGGAAAAAGCCAGAAAAAGGGCTAAAATTCTAGACAACAATCTTTACTTGATAAAAAGGGCGGTTCACATGAATCTTGGTGATAGCATAATCCAATCTTTTGTAAATTCGTTTATGAAAGTAAAGCTTAGTAAGAGCATCAAAGAGCACTCTCTTCTTAATAAGAAGATGGATGTAGAATTTCTAAATGCGCTCAATGACTACTTTAAACAAAGTTTGATAGATGGCGGTCTGCCTCAAATTTTAATTAAGGATATAAGTAATATCACTAACACTGCTGGCGCTCTTGGTAGCAAGAATAAAGAGAACATAGGGCAAACTCTTTTAGAGAAAAACATACTAACACTTAACTATCTTGTATCAAAGCTTGAGAAGAGCAGTGTGCTCTTTGATGACAAGCGTGAGCACTGTTTCCTTGAAGATGATTCTAGTGATAACTTAGCCAAACATGCCAAACCTAGTTCGTTTGACGCTAAGGACATAGCTTCATTCCAAGAAAATATAAAAGAGCTTGAAGATAGTGGTTGTTTGCCCATTACTGATGGGCAGCTTAAGGCTATGGCTCAGAGGATTAGCGAGACGGTTTATGCCATACTAGATCAAAAGTATGGCTCAACTTCAAATTTAAAGCTAGTAAGAACAAAGAATAGCCATAGAAGCATGGAAGATATCATATTGGATCCAAATCCACCAAAAAATATCAAGATAAAATTAGATGACGATAGTAGCTTTAGTATTTTTAATCCTAGCGCCAAAATAACCAAAGAGTATGAGATCAGGCAAGTACTGCAAGCGACATCTGGCTCTAGCAATCAATTCTCAGCTTTAAATTTAGAAGATCAAAAGAGCTTAAAGGATGCATTCGAGATATTTGAGACAAACACTAAAAGAGCTGATAAGTGGTCGCCAGATACGCAAAGATTAGTTACTGGCGTAAAAAAGCTCTTATTTTTATACTTTAACGAAGATACGCCAGTTTATAGGATCACGAGAGATAACTTGCTTGAATTTAGAGATCTTCTTTATAAAATTCCAACCAAGCTAGCTCAAAAGAGTAGGTATAAAGATAAAAGTTTATCTCAGATACTTAAGCTGGGAGAAAAGGACGATAAACTCTCTGAACCTACTATTCAAAAATATATGATAAGGGTTATTCAGTTTTTTAACTACTGCTTTGATAGTGGCTATATAGGTAAAAGCATAACTGCAAAAATGAACGTCAAGATAGACGTAGACCCTAGCGAGAGGGCAGTGCTTCCATACGATGTATCAGAAGCTAGGAAAATCTTTGACATAGTAACCAACATCAAACAAAGCGGAAAATCTCCAAGTTCAAGGATAGAGGCTAGTGAGCTCTACTACGTCACAATGATAGCTGCTTATAGTGGCATGAGGATAAAAGAGATCACACAACTTCATAAAGAAGATATAGTCTTAAAAGATGGAATTTACTGCTTTAACATAAACACAAATGATGGTAAAACTACCAAGACCAAAAATAGCATTAGGTTTGTGCCTATCCATAGTAAGCTCATAGATCTAGGCCTGCTAGAATATGTTAATAGCAAGAAAAGCGGAAATATATTTAAGGTAAGCAATAAGGACTTCTCTGAAATTTTTAGAAGCCAGATCCAAAGAAAGTTTATAGACAAAGACTCTAAAAAGACCTTCTACTCTTTTAGACACTACTTTATAGACTATCTAGTGCAACGCGAGGTAGAAGCAAATCTTATAGCCCAGATAGTAGGACATGAAAAGCAGTATAAAATTTTGCTAAACACCTATGCTAAACCTATTAATGCAAACACACTAAAGGCTAAAGTAGAGATGGTATCGTATGATAATGAATAG
- a CDS encoding IS1595 family transposase yields the protein MILPMKNKYIARSRISQKKFREILKYFAEDIEATKIANLTGISRISINKILKNIRILMASECEKISKFSGEIEIDESYFGAKRVRGKRGRGVANKTPVFGMLKRDGKVYTQIVKNCSASELIPILSQYSELDSSTIYSDCWKAYDGLVDYGAKAHYRVKHSKNEFANGKNHINGIENFWGYAKHRLAKFKGIKKENFLLHLKEYEFRYNTKTTQENLYQKLLKLIRENPLNLS from the coding sequence ATGATCCTGCCGATGAAAAATAAGTATATAGCCCGTTCCCGAATTTCGCAGAAGAAATTTAGAGAAATTCTCAAGTATTTTGCAGAGGATATAGAGGCTACTAAAATAGCAAATTTAACCGGGATTTCTAGAATTTCCATCAATAAAATTCTAAAAAATATCAGAATTTTAATGGCTAGCGAGTGTGAAAAAATAAGTAAGTTTTCAGGTGAGATAGAGATTGACGAAAGTTACTTCGGAGCTAAAAGAGTAAGAGGTAAGAGAGGTAGAGGAGTAGCAAATAAAACTCCGGTATTCGGTATGCTTAAAAGAGATGGCAAAGTCTATACCCAAATAGTTAAAAACTGCTCTGCTAGTGAACTAATACCAATACTATCGCAATATAGCGAGCTTGATAGCTCTACTATATACTCTGATTGTTGGAAAGCTTATGATGGATTAGTAGATTATGGAGCTAAAGCTCATTATAGAGTAAAGCATTCAAAGAATGAATTTGCTAATGGTAAAAACCATATAAACGGCATTGAGAATTTCTGGGGATATGCTAAACATAGACTAGCTAAATTTAAAGGCATCAAGAAAGAGAATTTTTTACTTCATCTAAAGGAGTATGAATTTAGATATAATACTAAAACTACACAGGAAAACTTATATCAGAAACTGTTGAAATTGATAAGAGAGAATCCGCTTAACTTATCTTGA
- the mobC gene encoding plasmid mobilization relaxosome protein MobC produces MPKNIKDKVLSIRITSQQNSKLSDMARELKISRSEIISYLIDNGNINSESIKKKELYPTIITYFARPFNNINQIAKKLNIAYKTSGNIDLKTILQIQEELYKVQSVLTEILSLIKSSYDS; encoded by the coding sequence ATGCCAAAAAATATCAAGGATAAGGTGCTCTCTATAAGGATCACTTCTCAGCAAAATAGCAAATTATCTGATATGGCTAGAGAACTAAAAATATCAAGATCAGAAATCATTTCCTATCTTATAGATAATGGCAATATAAATTCTGAATCCATAAAAAAGAAAGAGCTATATCCAACAATCATTACATATTTTGCTAGACCTTTTAACAACATCAATCAAATAGCAAAGAAACTAAATATAGCTTATAAGACTAGTGGTAATATAGATTTAAAAACGATACTGCAGATACAAGAAGAGTTGTACAAAGTTCAATCAGTGCTAACTGAAATTTTAAGCCTAATAAAGAGTAGCTATGATAGTTAA
- a CDS encoding aminotransferase: MIVKISKGEKGIADYLKTGKKRDSKLTRDEKDDRLPLAGNLDLIEMSEKHQSKKKNKKHNYYHISLSFTSEEWNKLYESGNIDEFIMDFLRLTFPNHDIDELLFYAEAHLPIIKEEPYIPRPEGALENRTLNKKHKNGEPLKREPHVHLIVSFENMKFTHSVKTGGVIYTKGAAKQQVKAVMAKTAEKFKRVVNDILSNKYGLNNIELLGMDEDQLNKQYESFKSAAQKVKKGKEKDTQMKIETDVVIEPKADTKEQNISVEELLADAKNSTADYLLRMIEEDESFKKDYYDRAKRLNAVDIREFLPMINAKFNITAKAEMVNDKYKVRVDGFKGTYNLTDLMCKIVYNGRKGALFHVVNELEQMLIELQANKNEPKITLSVSSDFSTPNKGLKAQVLNSWKTIQIEPYNLKSILKNYSAISVASFKDKSEEASSIDSITPTLIYDIDNSKFTANDAQNLLQSKGIKGFIYLTTYQAPDTKVEKFKLIIPTTKAPSLNEYDEYIKEITKELGLYNIVNNSSLYPSKFHYTPVPGSEVVSIRGKTFDNTRAIEEAGLKTEINNMDIKAIYEDLQKLRRYELSHEPKDTNSHIKRASYQAISSKISIKELIEYFDESAVLKEYKNHQILSGKSGRYLYLSEENTAYSFSLNRHYTPYIYIRDKFDEVARKIKTGLFNDDVIKKIGLKQNEYEGFVKGIDGHLDINRCYLAFINRTEIFKKYLPDIVKINYQGLIYNIKTYMKDWQDIQGFNKLKERYKTDKISLTNDHISFGSLKITKQELCDQGLDSNFGIEQTKQPSNRAEGKEQNIKSGYDSLER; encoded by the coding sequence ATGATAGTTAAGATCTCAAAGGGAGAAAAAGGCATAGCTGATTATCTAAAAACTGGCAAGAAAAGAGATTCAAAGCTAACTAGAGATGAAAAAGATGATAGATTGCCACTGGCTGGAAATTTAGATCTTATCGAGATGTCTGAAAAGCACCAGAGCAAGAAAAAGAATAAGAAACATAACTACTATCATATATCCTTGTCATTTACTTCAGAGGAGTGGAACAAGCTATATGAAAGTGGCAATATAGATGAGTTTATAATGGACTTTTTAAGGCTAACTTTCCCAAATCACGACATAGATGAGCTACTTTTTTATGCTGAAGCTCATCTGCCTATAATCAAAGAAGAGCCATACATTCCTCGCCCAGAAGGAGCACTAGAAAATAGAACATTAAACAAGAAACATAAAAATGGTGAACCACTAAAAAGAGAACCTCATGTTCATCTAATAGTCTCTTTTGAAAATATGAAATTTACCCATAGTGTAAAAACCGGTGGAGTTATATATACAAAAGGTGCAGCCAAGCAACAAGTAAAAGCTGTTATGGCTAAAACAGCAGAAAAATTTAAAAGAGTGGTTAATGACATCTTATCTAACAAGTATGGTCTAAATAATATAGAGCTTTTAGGCATGGATGAAGACCAACTAAATAAACAATATGAAAGCTTTAAAAGTGCAGCACAAAAGGTTAAGAAAGGCAAAGAAAAAGATACACAGATGAAGATAGAAACAGATGTTGTGATCGAGCCAAAAGCTGATACAAAAGAGCAAAATATAAGTGTTGAAGAGTTACTAGCTGATGCTAAAAATTCTACAGCTGATTATCTATTAAGAATGATAGAAGAAGATGAGAGTTTCAAAAAAGACTATTATGATAGAGCAAAGAGGCTTAATGCAGTCGATATAAGAGAATTTTTGCCTATGATCAATGCAAAATTTAACATCACCGCAAAAGCTGAAATGGTAAATGATAAATATAAAGTAAGAGTGGATGGGTTTAAGGGAACTTATAATCTAACTGATCTAATGTGTAAGATAGTCTATAATGGCAGAAAGGGAGCGTTATTTCACGTGGTTAATGAACTAGAGCAAATGCTTATAGAGCTTCAAGCCAATAAAAATGAGCCAAAGATAACATTGAGTGTAAGCAGTGACTTTAGTACACCAAATAAAGGCCTAAAGGCTCAAGTGTTAAATAGCTGGAAAACGATACAAATAGAGCCATACAATCTAAAATCAATACTTAAAAACTATTCAGCTATATCAGTGGCAAGTTTCAAGGATAAAAGTGAAGAAGCTAGCAGTATTGATAGCATAACTCCTACGCTTATATATGATATAGATAACTCTAAATTTACTGCAAATGATGCTCAAAATTTACTACAAAGTAAAGGAATAAAAGGCTTCATATACCTAACCACCTATCAAGCACCGGATACAAAAGTAGAGAAATTTAAACTCATCATACCCACAACAAAGGCTCCAAGCTTAAATGAATATGATGAATACATAAAAGAGATAACAAAAGAGCTTGGGCTATATAATATAGTAAATAACTCAAGCCTATATCCTAGTAAATTTCACTACACTCCAGTGCCAGGATCTGAGGTTGTAAGCATTAGAGGAAAAACTTTTGATAATACAAGAGCCATTGAAGAGGCTGGCTTAAAAACAGAAATTAATAATATGGATATTAAAGCCATATATGAAGATTTGCAAAAACTAAGAAGATATGAGCTTAGCCATGAACCAAAAGATACCAACTCACATATTAAAAGAGCAAGCTACCAAGCCATATCATCAAAGATTTCTATAAAAGAGCTAATAGAATACTTTGACGAGAGTGCTGTGCTTAAAGAATATAAAAATCATCAAATACTTTCTGGTAAGAGCGGCAGATATCTTTACTTGTCAGAAGAAAACACAGCCTACTCTTTTAGCCTAAATAGACACTATACTCCATATATCTACATTAGAGATAAATTTGATGAAGTGGCTAGAAAGATAAAAACTGGGCTTTTTAATGATGACGTCATTAAAAAGATAGGACTTAAACAAAATGAATATGAAGGCTTCGTAAAAGGTATCGATGGCCATTTAGATATAAATAGATGCTATTTAGCTTTTATAAATAGAACTGAAATCTTTAAAAAATACCTGCCAGATATAGTTAAAATTAACTATCAAGGCTTAATTTATAATATAAAAACCTATATGAAAGATTGGCAAGATATACAAGGTTTTAATAAGCTAAAGGAGCGTTATAAAACAGATAAGATCTCTCTAACAAATGATCATATATCATTTGGCTCATTAAAAATAACAAAGCAAGAGCTATGTGATCAAGGACTTGATAGTAACTTTGGGATAGAGCAAACAAAACAACCATCAAATAGAGCAGAGGGTAAAGAACAGAATATAAAGTCAGGATATGATAGTTTGGAGAGATAG